One Gadus morhua chromosome 13, gadMor3.0, whole genome shotgun sequence genomic window carries:
- the gcnt7 gene encoding beta-1,3-galactosyl-O-glycosyl-glycoprotein beta-1,6-N-acetylglucosaminyltransferase 7 isoform X1: MSSLRTRSSAALQGCWTIMIPLGGAKGSFLVCLGISTLICSLIYLRAWTQTELQPQVGANGCRSFSDRCEAFLPRVEEGLIWRNRDCQVDSYIHNNHLTCSQLIADLHFITKPLSQEELDYPLAFILTVHKELQLLLRLLRAIYAPQNVYCIHIDAKAPQDYQQMVRRLVACLPNVFLSSQSETVTYAGFSRLQADIHCMRDLEHSKVGWKKLINLCGQDFPVQSNLELVRYMQSKMWKDRNMTPGIKQPASMRHRTQLQHKEITGSHVGLKGWGKKKGHPPQNMQLYFGTAYYALTRGFVNFVLKSRVAQDLLEWSKDTYSPDEHYWATLNHLKEAPGNHVDGGWEGDIRAIKWQDQEGTVHSGCKGRYVRNICIYGIEDLPWIIKRNSMFANKFESSTFPESLDCLEQWHRRKVLRQATVPIDPEWLLAVPYPIPTSKTNSSGGQGNTLNRSFSEHEDVRGLIV; encoded by the exons ATGTCCAGTTTGAGGACCAGAAGCTCCGCTGCACTGCAAG GGTGTTGGACTATTATGATCCCTCTTGGAGGGGCCAAAGGCAGCTTCCTAGTTTGCCTTGGGATCAGCACTTTGATCTGTTCCCTAATCTACTTGAGGGCCTGGACACAGACAGAGTTGCAGCCCCAGGTCGGGGCTAACGGTTGCAGATCCTTCTCTGATAGATGTGAAGCCTTCCTGCCCAGAGTTGAGGAGGGACTCATATGGCGTAACCGTGACTGCCAG GTGGACAGTTACATTCATAATAACCATCTTACTTGTTCGCAATTGATTGCTGATCTACACTTCATCACAAAACCATTGAGCCAGGAAGAGCTAGACTACCCATTAGCCTTTATTCTGACTGTCCACAAGGAACTACAGTTGCTTCTCCGTTTGTTGCGAGCCATCTATGCCCCACAAAATGTCTACTGCATTCACATAGATGCCAAGGCCCCACAAGACTATCAACAGATGGTTCGACGGCTGGTTGCCTGCCTCCCAAACGTTTTCCTCTCCAGCCAAAGTGAGACGGTGACATACGCAGGGTTCTCCCGGTTACAAGCGGACATACACTGCATGAGGGACCTAGAGCATTCCAAGGTGGGTTGGAAAAAGCTCATCAATCTGTGCGGACAGGACTTCCCGGTGCAGAGCAACCTTGAGCTTGTGCGCTACATGCAGAGCAAAATGTGGAAGGACCGGAACATGACCCCTGGGATCAAGCAGCCTGCGAGCATGAGGCACCGGACACAACTCCAGCACAAGGAAATCACAGGGTCCCATGTGGGCCTCAAAGGGTGGGGCAAGAAGAAGGGTCATCCCCCCCAAAATATGCAACTATACTTTGGCACAGCCTACTATGCTCTCACAAGAGGGTTTGTGAACTTTGTATTGAAAAGCAGAGTGGCCCAAGACCTGTTGGAATGGTCCAAAGACACCTACAGTCCAGATGAGCATTACTGGGCAACATTGAACCATCTAAAAG aAGCTCCTGGCAACCACGTTGATGGAGGATGGGAAGGCGATATACGAGCAATCAAGTGGCAAGACCAAGAGGGAACAGTACATAGTGGTTGCAAAG GACGTTATGTTAGAAACATCTGCATTTATGGAATAGAAGATCTTCCATGGATCATCAAAAGGAACAGCATGTTTGCCAACAAGTTTGAGAGCAGTACATTTCCCGAGTCCCTGGACTGTCTGGAGCAGTGGCACAGAAGAAAGGTGCTGAGGCAGGCAACAGTACCCATAGATCCGGAATGGCTATTGGCCGTACCGTATCCAATACCCACTTCAAAGACCAACAGCAGTGGTGGACAGGGAAATACATTGAATCGAAGTTTCAGCGAACATGAAGATGTACGTGGATTAATAGTTTAA
- the gcnt7 gene encoding beta-1,3-galactosyl-O-glycosyl-glycoprotein beta-1,6-N-acetylglucosaminyltransferase 7 isoform X2: MSSLRTRSSAALQGCWTIMIPLGGAKGSFLVCLGISTLICSLIYLRAWTQTELQPQVGANGCRSFSDRCEAFLPRVEEGLIWRNRDCQVDSYIHNNHLTCSQLIADLHFITKPLSQEELDYPLAFILTVHKELQLLLRLLRAIYAPQNVYCIHIDAKAPQDYQQMVRRLVACLPNVFLSSQSETVTYAGFSRLQADIHCMRDLEHSKVGWKKLINLCGQDFPVQSNLELVRYMQSKMWKDRNMTPGIKQPASMRHRTQLQHKEITGSHVGLKGWGKKKGHPPQNMQLYFGTAYYALTRGFVNFVLKSRVAQDLLEWSKDTYSPDEHYWATLNHLKAPGNHVDGGWEGDIRAIKWQDQEGTVHSGCKGRYVRNICIYGIEDLPWIIKRNSMFANKFESSTFPESLDCLEQWHRRKVLRQATVPIDPEWLLAVPYPIPTSKTNSSGGQGNTLNRSFSEHEDVRGLIV; encoded by the exons ATGTCCAGTTTGAGGACCAGAAGCTCCGCTGCACTGCAAG GGTGTTGGACTATTATGATCCCTCTTGGAGGGGCCAAAGGCAGCTTCCTAGTTTGCCTTGGGATCAGCACTTTGATCTGTTCCCTAATCTACTTGAGGGCCTGGACACAGACAGAGTTGCAGCCCCAGGTCGGGGCTAACGGTTGCAGATCCTTCTCTGATAGATGTGAAGCCTTCCTGCCCAGAGTTGAGGAGGGACTCATATGGCGTAACCGTGACTGCCAG GTGGACAGTTACATTCATAATAACCATCTTACTTGTTCGCAATTGATTGCTGATCTACACTTCATCACAAAACCATTGAGCCAGGAAGAGCTAGACTACCCATTAGCCTTTATTCTGACTGTCCACAAGGAACTACAGTTGCTTCTCCGTTTGTTGCGAGCCATCTATGCCCCACAAAATGTCTACTGCATTCACATAGATGCCAAGGCCCCACAAGACTATCAACAGATGGTTCGACGGCTGGTTGCCTGCCTCCCAAACGTTTTCCTCTCCAGCCAAAGTGAGACGGTGACATACGCAGGGTTCTCCCGGTTACAAGCGGACATACACTGCATGAGGGACCTAGAGCATTCCAAGGTGGGTTGGAAAAAGCTCATCAATCTGTGCGGACAGGACTTCCCGGTGCAGAGCAACCTTGAGCTTGTGCGCTACATGCAGAGCAAAATGTGGAAGGACCGGAACATGACCCCTGGGATCAAGCAGCCTGCGAGCATGAGGCACCGGACACAACTCCAGCACAAGGAAATCACAGGGTCCCATGTGGGCCTCAAAGGGTGGGGCAAGAAGAAGGGTCATCCCCCCCAAAATATGCAACTATACTTTGGCACAGCCTACTATGCTCTCACAAGAGGGTTTGTGAACTTTGTATTGAAAAGCAGAGTGGCCCAAGACCTGTTGGAATGGTCCAAAGACACCTACAGTCCAGATGAGCATTACTGGGCAACATTGAACCATCTAAAAG CTCCTGGCAACCACGTTGATGGAGGATGGGAAGGCGATATACGAGCAATCAAGTGGCAAGACCAAGAGGGAACAGTACATAGTGGTTGCAAAG GACGTTATGTTAGAAACATCTGCATTTATGGAATAGAAGATCTTCCATGGATCATCAAAAGGAACAGCATGTTTGCCAACAAGTTTGAGAGCAGTACATTTCCCGAGTCCCTGGACTGTCTGGAGCAGTGGCACAGAAGAAAGGTGCTGAGGCAGGCAACAGTACCCATAGATCCGGAATGGCTATTGGCCGTACCGTATCCAATACCCACTTCAAAGACCAACAGCAGTGGTGGACAGGGAAATACATTGAATCGAAGTTTCAGCGAACATGAAGATGTACGTGGATTAATAGTTTAA